One window from the genome of Podospora pseudocomata strain CBS 415.72m chromosome 6, whole genome shotgun sequence encodes:
- a CDS encoding hypothetical protein (EggNog:ENOG503P6PC; antiSMASH:Cluster_2), whose protein sequence is MNPSGLGSSGKVPQNSHTGAKATGGKVGSVTTGATAGLGEDKPKVFDSEGAIGKQFTEDGVIGSIGQNIGGPLHSEGMIGKQFTDKGAIGGTVQDVLGGTKKRSN, encoded by the exons atgaACCCCTCCGGCCTCGGCTCCTCAGGCAAAGTCCCCCAAAACTCCCACACAGGCGCCAAAGCCACCGGCGGAAAGGTCGGCTCCGTCACCACAGGCGCAACAGCAGGGTTGGGTGAGGACAAGCCCAAGGTTTTTGATTCCGAGGGCGCAATTGGGAAGCAGTTTACCG AGGACGGCGTTATCGGGAGCATTGGTCAAAACATTGGTGGACCGCTGCATAGCGAGGGGATGATTGGGAAGCAGTTTACTGATAAAGGGGCTATTGGGGGTACCGTGCAGGATGTTCTTGgggggacgaagaagaggtcGAATTAg
- a CDS encoding hypothetical protein (EggNog:ENOG503PEZ8; antiSMASH:Cluster_2), giving the protein MCHGHPHIHGCGHQSMTWHCCPSALIDLETGCETACSNVTFVAPRPSNAVCVLINCDYRSGGTGWTCCNCRGRNTSGWCKNMSPNPKWEKSTITNEWEWIEACDHGFCRNCAKNPSTSYGEPSR; this is encoded by the exons ATGTGTCACGGACATCCACATATCCACGGTTGTGGCCACCAATCCATGACTTGGCACTGCTGCCCGTCAGCTTTGATCGACCTTGAGACGGGATGCGAGACAGCGTGTTCCAATGTCACCTTCGTTGCTCCGCGGCCATCAAATGCTGTTTGTGTGCTTATCAACTGCGACTACCGCAGCGGCGGCACCGGCTGGACCTGTTGCAACTGCAGAGGGCGTAACACGAGTGGGTGGTGCAAGAACATGtcgcccaaccccaaatGGGAAAAGAgtaccatcaccaacgagTGGGAGTGGATCGAGGCCTGTGACCATGGATTCTGTCGGAATTGTGCCAAAAATC CCTCAACCAGCTACGGCGAGCCTAGCCGTtag
- a CDS encoding hypothetical protein (COG:S; EggNog:ENOG503P6W7; antiSMASH:Cluster_2) → MDKNKNSGITGAGKVVTSTIGNTVGGLTNTVGGVVGAASRGIRETVTGATGGLGKPLGDGVTNIGTGVEGGAASVAKGVKDAGE, encoded by the coding sequence atggacaagaacaagaactcTGGTATCACTGGCGCCGGCAAGGTTGTCACCTCAACTATCGGTAACACAGTCGGCGGCTTGACAAACACGGTTGGCGGCGTCGTCGGTGCTGCATCTCGCGGCATCAGGGAGACAGTGACGGGTGCCACTGGAGGTCTTGGAAAGCCCCTTGGGGATGGCGTTACCAACATTGGAACTGGTGTCGAAGGTGGCGCTGCCTCTGTCGCAAAAGGCGTCAAGGATGCTGGCGAGTGA
- a CDS encoding hypothetical protein (SMCOG1005:Drug resistance transporter; SMCOG1005: EmrB/QacA; EggNog:ENOG503NW5M; COG:U; antiSMASH:Cluster_2), producing MASVDTNVNEPDRADTRRGPGLHFWLAFWAIALTNLAAALDATSLSVALPVRSDLSPTSRNDVNTGLTQHGQAISAAIGGDGNTQTEAFWAGTSYLLACTVVLLLWVSLSDVFGRRPVLMLALVIFAAGSVVCAVSQNFTVMIAGRTVQGLGGGGVLGLTTVLVTDLAPLRERARVYALISSIWAVGSTTGPIIGGACAEAGQWRWIFWLNLPVVGLGLIGIGFFLKLTRPSGDTTARLRNLDYFGSTLFIASVTAFLVSVTLGGSQFPWSSWHTLVPLCLGAAGMAGVAVFECYGTSTPFIPVYIFRNYSTTAVYAGSFVHGLILYSLVYYMPEYFQAVLGYSPLIAGVAALAQTATVVPCAIFVGVVVSKTGRYRWAVWTGWVLATLGCGLLILLGADTSIPAWIFLTAVSGLGMGILFPSITLALQASVPPADVATAATLVLFFRSFGQAVGVAIGGSILENHMQAELQQPEIASLLPPAIANIGAVPLASMMKNMPSGSPVVMALRGALVRTFQVIWATMCGLAGVTMLSQFTIKEYSMDQEHITDHRFQQEKQKSGQEILRLGSNRKDGE from the exons ATGGCCAGCGTCGACACCAACGTGAATGAGCCCGACAGGGCCGACACTCGGCGTGGGCCGGGGCTCCATTTCTGGCTTGCCTTCTGGGCCATAGCCCTGACCAATCTCGCCGCAGCCTTGGACGCCACATCCCTCTCTGTCGCCCTGCCGGTGCGTTccgacctctcccccacAAGTAGAAACGATGTGAACACCGGGCTGACACAACATGGACAGGCAATATCCGCGGCCATCGGCGGCGATGGCAACACACAGACCGAGGCCTTCTGGGCCGGGACATCCTACCTACTCGCCTGCACCGTCGTGTTGCTCCTCTGGGTATCCCTGAGCGACGTCTTTGGCCGCCGTCCCGTTCTGATGCTGGCGTTGGTCATCTTTGCGGCCGGCTCCGTGGTTTGTGCCGTCTCCCAAAACTTTACTGTCATGATCGCCGGCCGGACCGTTCAGGggctcggcggcggcggagtgCTTGGTCTCACCACCGTGTTGGTGACCGATCTGGCGCCTCTTAGGGAGCGCGCTCGTGTTTATGCCTTGATCAGCTCCATCTGGGCCGTGGGCAGCACTACCGGACCCATTATTGGTGGTGCTTGTGCTGAAGCAGGCCAGTGGCGATGGATATTCTG GCTCAACCTTCCCGTCGTCGGACTCGGCTTGATTGGCATTGGCTTCTTTTTGAAGCTTACCCGGCCGAGCGGTGACACCACGGCCAGGCTGCGGAACCTGGACTACTTCGGCTCGACcctcttcatcgcctccGTCACGGCTTTCCTTGTATCGGTGACTCTGGGGGGTTCGCAGTTTCCCTGGAGCAGCTGGCACACGCTCGTCCCCCTGTGTCTTGGTGCTGCGGGCATGGCGGGTGTTGCTGTGTTTGAGTGCTACGGCACGTCCACGCCCTTCATCCCCGTCTACATATTCCGGAACtactcaacaacagcagtaTACGCCGGCAGCTTCGTTCACGGGCTCATCCTCTACTCTCTCGTGTACTACATGCCCGAGTATTTCCAAGCCGTCCTGGGCTACAGCCCGCTCATTGCAGGcgtcgccgccctcgctCAGACCGCGACGGTAGTTCCATGCGCCATCTTCGTCGGCGTGGTCGTGTCCAAGACCGGCCGCTACCGCTGGGCTGTCTGGACCGGTTGGGTGCTGGCAACCTTGGGCTGTGGGCTCCTGATACTCTTGGGCGCCGACACCAGCATTCCGGCGTGGATCTTCCTCACTGCCGTGTCCGGGCTGGGCATGGGGATCCTATTCCCGTCCATCACGCTCGCGCTGCAAGCCTCGGTCCCGCCCGCAGACGTGGCCACGGCCGCAACGCTGGTTCTCTTCTTCCGCTCGTTCGGACAAGCGGTCGGCGTGGCCATCGGTGGATCGATTCTAGAAAATCACATGCAGGCGGAACTCCAGCAACCAGAAATTGCctcgctgctgccaccagCCATTGCAAATATTGGAGCCGTACCGCTGGCATCCATGATGAAGAACATGCCCTCGGGGTCCCCGGTGGTAATGGCGTTGAGAGGCGCCCTTGTCCGTACTTTCCAAGTTATCTGGGCGACCATGTGCGGTCTGGCAGGCGTGACCATGTTGTCACAGTTTACAATCAAGGAATACAGTATGGATCAGGAACACATCACTGACCACCGTTTCCAgcaagaaaagcaaaagtctGGCCAAGAGATTTTGAGACTGGGTTCAAACCGAAAGGACGGAGAATGA
- a CDS encoding hypothetical protein (EggNog:ENOG503NWBF; COG:Q; SMCOG1034:cytochrome P450; antiSMASH:Cluster_2) translates to MNRNDIEMPYPTYYYVAILSIAALFTRSLYVRSSLFQRKRRFARKHGCAPVTRARAWDPLLGLDHFVRLGKAAAQRRYLEYWRKNMFGRYGNTFEINLMGQRLLFTNEPRNIQAVLVTQFPDFDIGQRRRDNSAQLLGVGVFNADGPTWEHARATLRPNLTRAQVADLQLFEKHVGVWMAALPKDDQAVDMQEWAFRFTLDVGTEFLLGTSSGVLDPQATALGRRFAWAFNLGVDGVAQKIRLGSLAPLYYNADYGKACKMVHEYVDPIVLAAIEATQKTGSEQHSNVGDEKRYTFLAALASEGISPKKIRDHVLNILIAARDTSACLMSAAFFELARQPAIQAKLRAEVDRQLEGRLPRYDDLKDMTYLNWFIKEALRLYPPIPMNIRVANKDTILPVGGGPDGSAPIFVPAGQEVVYQIFSTHRRRDLWGEDADQFRPERWETIRPHFQYLPFNGGPRICPGQQFALLETSFVLVRFLQEYSRLEAPATSQQPWTENYTLTCSVGQGSWVKLTKRGGEKGSEVSA, encoded by the exons ATGAACCGAAACGACATCGAGATGCCATACCCAACCTACTACTACGTTGCCATTCTTTCTATAGCTGCTCTCTTCACCCGCTCGCTCTATGTACGAAGTAGTCTCTTCCAGCGCAAGCGGCGCTTCGCCCGCAAGCACGGCTGCGCGCCTGTGACGCGAGCGCGGGCGTGGGATCCCCTGCTTGGTCTCGACCATTTCGTCCGCCTAGGGAAGGCTGCCGCGCAGCGCCGGTACCTGGAATACTGGCGGAAGAACATGTTCGGGAGGTACGGCAACACGTTCGAGATCAACCTCATGGGCCAGCGCCTGCTCTTCACCAACGAGCCGCGCAACATCCaggcggtgctggtgacGCAGTTCCCTGACTTTGACATCGGCCAGCGGCGGCGCGACAACTCGGCCCAGCTGTTAGGCGTGGGCGTCTTCAACGCCGACGGTCCCACGTGGGAGCACGCTCGCGCTACCCTGCGTCCAAACCTCACGCGGGCTCAGGTGGCCGACTTGCAACTCTTTGAGAAGCATGTCGGCGTATGGATGGCGGCCCTGCCCAAGGATGACCAGGCGGTGGATATGCAGGAATGGGCTTTCCGATTT ACTTTGGACGTGGGAACCGAATTCCTGCTCGGCACATCTTCCGGCGTACTTGATCCCCAAGCCACGGCGTTGGGCCGCCGCTTTGCCTGGGCCTTTAACCTCGGGGTGGACGGAGTGGCGCAGAAAATCCGCCTCGGAAGCCTGGCACCGCTCTACTACAATGCCGACTACGGAAAGGCCTGCAAGATGGTGCACGAATATGTCGACCCCATCGTGCTTGCAGCGATCGAAGCAACCCAGAAGACCGGGTCTGAACAACACAGCAACGTCGGAGACGAAAAGCGGTACACCTTCCTTGCCGCTCTCGCCAGCGAGGGTATCAGCCCGAAGAAGATACGTGACCATGTATTGAACATAC TCATTGCTGCGCGCGATACATCGGCCTGTCTTATGAGTGCCGCCTTCTTCGAGCTCGCAAGACAGCCCGCCATCCAAGCCAAGCTCCGAGCCGAGGTCGACAGACAGCTCGAAGGACGGCTCCCCCGCTACGACGACCTCAAAGACATGACCTACCTCAACTGGTTCATCAAGGAGGCCCTGCGCCTGtaccccccaatccccatgAACATCCGCGTAGCGAACAAGGACACGATCCTCCCCGTGGGCGGCGGTCCCGACGGCTCGGCGCCCATCTTCGTCCCCGCGGGCCAGGAGGTCGTGTACCAAATCTTCTCGACACACCGGCGGAGGGATCTTTGGGGCGAGGACGCCGACCAGTTCCGCCCGGAGCGGTGGGAGACGATCCGCCCGCACTTCCAGTACCTGCCCTTCAACGGGGGTCCCCGCATATGCCCTGGCCAGCAGTTTGCGCTGCTGGAAACGAGCTTTGTCCTCGTGCGGTTCCTGCAGGAGTACTCGCGGCTCGAGGCGCCCGCAACCTCGCAGCAGCCCTGGACCGAGAATTACACCTTGACCTGTTCGGTGGGACAGGGTTCGTGGGTGAAGCTGACGAAGAGGGGAGGTGAAAAGGGGTCAGAAGTCTCAGCTTAA
- a CDS encoding hypothetical protein (EggNog:ENOG503P81U; antiSMASH:Cluster_2) has translation MASQTLPFVFHLLIETAAAASFIFRPEQQLPDCSAAAKLILRQYGGLLLSTNLVCLVAIFHHQPPSCGTLLAAALGTYHAWPIHRALARLQYKVEGDSEGQGAALGGPAVHLVLHSLGLAAFLAVAVFGDNKGA, from the exons ATGGcctcccaaacccttccATTCGTCTTCCATCTTCTCATCGAGACAGCCGCAGCCGCGTCCTTCATCTTCCGGCCGGAACAACAACTGCCCGACTGCTCCGCGGCTGCGAAGCTGATTTTGCGCCAGTACGGCGGGCTTCTCCTCTCAACAAACCTCGTCTGTCTGGTCGccatcttccaccaccagccacccTCTTGCGGCAC GCTTCTCGCTGCGGCTCTAGGCACTTATCACGCCTGGCCCATCCATCGTGCTCTCGCGCGTCTACAATATAAGGTAGAAGGCGACAGCGAAGGACAAGGCGCCGCGTTGGGAGGGCCGGCTGTGCATCTGGTGTTGCACTCGCTGGGTCTTGCCGCTTTCCTCGCGGTGGCAGTCTTTGGAGACAACAAAGGGGCTTGA
- a CDS encoding hypothetical protein (COG:S; EggNog:ENOG503PCNJ; antiSMASH:Cluster_2), whose product MTLPHTEGEDGSPEGPLPTPPTPLVPLGNNIFLFEPSVPSAAHDKISGSGSASGCPPPSLIILCTWLGGATTPRVAKYVEGYRKAFPDATLVLVRTVLTDISARSFAAVRSRLRPARDAIIKALQPPPTTTRTTESSTTNPVIPQALLHMFSHGGCNTAIQLALSISEVAGTLLCDHLRQIVFDCCPGDTSFAKAFNAAALSLPATSSAPIRALGTAAVFAAVATITALQKAGFMSSVNDMRRELNKPTLFGTAARRLYLFSRADRMVGPADVQSHAQLAREAGCEVGLVLFREAPHCALVTEDATKYWHAIQGCWMGESLPQLNGESKL is encoded by the coding sequence ATGACACTCCCGCACACGGAGGGCGAAGACGGCAGCCCAGAGGGACCActgccaacacctccaactcCATTGGTGCCTCTGGGCAACAACATTTTCCTGTTTGAACCCAGTGTCCCGTCAGCGGCACACGACAAGATCAGTGGCAGTGGCAGCGCCAGCGGATGCCCGCCGCCATCCCTGATCATTCTCTGCACGTGGCTTGGGGGCGCGACCACGCCACGGGTCGCCAAATACGTCGAGGGCTACCGGAAAGCATTTCCCGATGCGACCCTTGTCTTGGTCCGTACAGTCTTGACCGATATCTCGGCTCGCTCGTTTGCGGCCGTCCGTTCTCGGCTGCGGCCAGCCCGAGACGCCATCATCAAGGCGTtgcagccgccgccgacgacaACTCGGACTACCGagtccagcaccaccaatcCTGTCATTCCTCAGGCCCTGCTCCACATGTTTTCCCACGGCGGCTGCAATACGGCCATACAACTGGCCCTGTCCATATCCGAGGTGGCCGGCACTCTTCTGTGCGACCACCTGCGCCAGATTGTCTTCGACTGCTGCCCGGGCGACACTTCATTCGCCAAGGCCTTCAATGCGGCGGCTTTGTCACTGCCCGCTACCAGCTCGGCTCCCATCCGAGCGCTCGGCACGGCTGCCGTATTCGCGGCTGTGGCCACCATCACGGCGCTGCAAAAGGCCGGCTTCATGTCCTCAGTCAACGATATGCGGCGTGAGCTGAACAAGCCAACCCTGTTCGGCACCGCCGCCCGTCGGCTCTATCTCTTCTCCCGTGCTGACCGCATGGTGGGACCCGCTGACGTTCAATCCCATGCCCAGCTCGCGCGAGAAGCTGGATGTGAGGTTGGGCTTGTGCTCTTCCGAGAGGCACCCCACTGTGCACTCGTCACCGAGGACGCTACCAAATATTGGCATGCCATCCAAGGCTGCTGGATGGGGGAGTCTCTGCCACAACTAAATGGCGAGTCAAAGCTGTGA
- a CDS encoding hypothetical protein (EggNog:ENOG503Q4X1; COG:H; SMCOG1024:chalcone and stilbene synthase domain protein; antiSMASH:Cluster_2), whose product MPPQMGEKSETNGANGTHATPPMPGLWITGIASQYPPYLLGPEKLDEFAKRFFDVEKPGLKKLLQINKTSGIDTRASIGDYQTGFASRPEAPTLADLDKFYRRAGVDLAAQACRKALKEWGGRPCDITHTIAVTCTNQGNPGYDLLVARRLGLPHTVDRMLLHGVGCAGGLAIMRAAAQVASGAASRGKPARVLAFACELCTPNVRHDLAEAAACADPADVSIAGVLFADGAAAFVLCNDAGLLLPQDDAGDDDGGRDSGWAEPLFQLLEWDNATIPDTMQHMAFYAEGTGFRTVLTRDVPSFTKTAIGPMFRDLLPGFREKTGLKSLDVADFDWALHPGGEAIIQGAQEMLDLTSEQLRATREIYRTRGNSSSPTVLAVLDLLRKMGRGKDHVVATSFGPGLAIEMSLLKRCRAGDGV is encoded by the exons ATGCCACCTCAGATGGGTGAAAAGAGTGAAACGAATGGGGCCAACGGCACCCATGCCACGCCGCCAATGCCAGGACTTTGGATCACGGGGATTGCCTCTCAATATCCTCCATATCTCCTAGGGCCAGAGAAGTTGGATGAGTTTGCGAAGAGGTTCTTTGACGTGGAGAAGCCAGG TTTGAAAAAGCTCCTCCAGATCAACAAAACAAGTGGCATCGACACGCGCGCCTCCATCGGGGACTACCAAACCGGTTTCGCCAGCCGCCCGGAGGCCCCAACCCTTGCCGATCTGGACAAATTCTACCGCCGGGCAGGCGTCGACCTCGCCGCGCAGGCATGCCGCAAGGCGCTGAAAGAATGGGGCGGCCGTCCCTGCGACATCACGCACACCATCGCCGTGACCTGCACGAACCAGGGCAACCCGGGCTACGACCTTCTAGTGGCGCGCCGCCTTGGCCTGCCGCACACGGTCGACCGCATGCTGCTGCACGGCGTGGGCTGCGCCGGCGGGCTGGCCATCATGCGCGCGGCGGCTCAGGTCGCCAGCGGCGCCGCGTCCCGGGGCAAGCCGGCGCGTGTGCTGGCCTTCGCGTGTGAGCTGTGCACGCCCAACGTGCGGCACGACCTGGCCGAGGCTGCGGCTTGCGCAGACCCGGCCGACGTGAGCATCGCGGGCGTGTTGTTTGCCGATGGCGCCGCCGCGTTTGTGCTTTGCAACGACGCCGGGCTGCTGTTACCGCAGGACGACGCCggtgacgacgacggcggcagGGACTCGGGTTGGGCTGAGCCGCTATTCCAGCTGCTCGAGTGGGACAACGCGACTATCCCGGACACGATGCAGCACATGGCCTTCTACGCCGAAGGCACCGGGTTCCGTACTGTGTTGACCCGTGATGTGCCCTCATTTACCAAGACGGCCATCGGGCCCATGTTCAGGGACTTGCTGCCGGGGTTTCGGGAGAAGACGGGGCTGAAGAGTCTCGATGTGGCCGACTTCGACTGGGCTCTGCACCCGGGCGGAGAGGCCATCATCCAAGGGGCGCAGGAGATGCTGGATTTGACCAGCGAACAGCTGCGGGCTACTCGGGAGATATACAGGACACGGGGCAACTCATCCAGTCCAACTGTATTGGCAGTGCTGGACCTGCTGCGGAAGATGGGCCGCGGCAAGGATCATGTTGTTGCGACATCTTTTGGCCCTGGCTTGGCTATTGAAATGTCTTTACTCAAACGGTGCCGGGCGGGCGACGGTGTTTGA
- a CDS encoding hypothetical protein (antiSMASH:Cluster_2) encodes MAPVESTEKRSLIVASVVSGCLLWSVPLIRLPNPARPDVTLARGIFILVHPAILRRLRQQTDKSDHRYGTDFVRLLPVRLFHSAPKQPVCRA; translated from the exons ATGGCTCCTGTGGAAAGCACCGAGAAGCGAAG CCTTATAGTGGCATCCGTCGTCTCGGGATGTCTCCTTTGGTCTGTTCCCCTAATCCGGCTTCCGAACCCAGCGAGGCCGGACGTCACGCTTGCACGTGGCATATTCATCTTGGTGCACCCGGCAATCCTCCGTAGACTTCG CCAACAGACCGATAAGTCGGATCACCGATACGGCACCGACTTTGTCAGATTGTTGCCTGTTCGGCTGTTCCACTCAGCACCGAAACAGCCAGTCTGCCGGGCGTGA